One Mucilaginibacter ginkgonis genomic region harbors:
- a CDS encoding eCIS core domain-containing protein, with amino-acid sequence MPKKEKSAAFVQLRTGIEALSGMDTSEVKVHTNSEKPAQLSIAKGSYSKEIHLAPGQEEHLPHEAWHVVQQRTGKVKPVKAAKTEMINDNTTLEQEADRMGKATIERKTL; translated from the coding sequence ATGCCAAAGAAAGAAAAAAGCGCAGCGTTCGTTCAACTAAGAACAGGCATCGAAGCGCTATCGGGAATGGATACAAGCGAAGTAAAGGTTCATACAAATTCTGAAAAACCTGCGCAGTTGTCTATTGCCAAAGGCTCTTATAGCAAAGAAATACACTTAGCGCCCGGGCAAGAAGAGCATTTGCCGCACGAAGCCTGGCATGTAGTTCAGCAAAGGACAGGTAAAGTAAAACCGGTTAAGGCTGCAAAGACAGAAATGATCAATGATAATACAACTCTGGAACAAGAGGCAGACAGGATGGGGAAAGCGACAATCGAACGAAAAAC